The stretch of DNA GTTTCTAATCGATTACAATATAGTCAAGTTAGTAAATTCACTCAGGCTTTCAAAAAATTCCATTCTATTTTACCTTCTTCTTTGAAAGCAGAAAGTAAGAACTTATCTAAGTTTGAAATAAAAAAACTCAATTTGGAAAAATAACTTTCCAGTCTTTTTTCATATCTACAATTGACCATTTTTTCTCTATAGCTGTGTCCAACCCTTTATCTAATCTACCTATTGAAGAATTACGATCATATTTCCACTCTCTTTCATCATCTGTATGATGAATATATAACATAAAACGCTCTCCTGTTCCAGAAGCTGTCCATCGTAACATTTCTAAATCCCCATCTGAATTTCCTACTGCAAAAACAGGTTTTCTACCTATAAATTTATGAATTCCTACAGGTTTTCCTTTTCCATCATCAATAAAGTCGATTTCTGGTAATCGCTTTATAACGGGTTCATTATTATTAAACTCTAATTTTGTTTTAATACTTGATCCAATAATTTGATCTTTTGGTATTCCATAGGCTTCTTCTGCCCAAACTCTCATAAATTCAACACCTCCTCCTGATACAATAAAAACTTTAAAATCATTTTTTTTCAAATAATTTATTAATTCTAACATTGGTTTATAAACCAATGTATTAAAGGGTTGATTCAATTTTGGGTGTTTTTTTTCTTTTAACCATTTTGAAACTTTTTCTTCAAACTCTTTAGAAGTATTATTTGCATGGCTCAACATCACAATTTCAAGAATATCTTTTGTATGAAACTTTGCTATTTTACTAGTATCATTTTCAATAACTGCTTTTAAAATCTCTTTCTTTTTCCATTCAGGATGTTCATTTACTTTTTCTTGTATTTGATTAAAAGCAAATAATAATTGGAAATATGCGGGTTGTTCTGCCCATAACGTTCCATCGTTATCAAATGTTGCTATTCTATCTTCTTTTTGGATGAATGCATCATTTTCTGGATCTGTTGTTTTTTGTATAAAATCTATAATTTCAGACTTTACAACTCCCTCATTCCATGAAGGAAGAGGATCTTGATTTTCCATTTTCTTATTTGAAGTGCATGCTGCAAATAAGACAACAATAATCCCGCTTAAAAATACATTAATTCGATTCATTCTTTTATAAATATTTAGATATTCCAATAGCCAATCCCCAAGAATCATAAGCATTAAATCGTAAATCATAACTGATAGAAGTTTCCAATTCAATTTCTTTAAGAATGTGTATTCCATAAGCTACTTCACCTCTTACTAAAAATAAATTTTCTGTATTAGCAAATTCTCCTCCTGCTCCTACTAAATAACTGAAATGTTTCTTGGGTTTATACATTCCCATAACAGCAGGTGCAACTGGATATGCTCTTTCAAGTATTTCGTCACTACCCGATTTTAAATGTTTTTCTACTTCATACGTTTCAACAACAATATCAGTATGTATTCCTAATCCCCATTTTTCATTAAACCAATAATTATAATTTAATACAATAGATGGCAATACCTCCCATTTTTTATCTCCATTTTGAACTCCTTGACTTATATGAGTGTGCCCTAACATTAAACCTATTTGATGATGTCTAAAATCATGAATACTTGATGACTCTTTAATCGCATGTTCTTGACTTTTCATTTGAAAAACAATTAAACTCAATATTAGTATAAAATTTTGTTTTAAATTCATAATTTTTAGTGTTACATAAACTAACTTTCATCTAATTAATTAGACAAAAGTTAGTTTTCATATACTATTTTAATTATTAGTTGGAGTGGATAACTTTTCCATCACTTTATCTAAACTAAAACTAGCTGCTTCCATTCTTGGTGGAAAATCTTTAAATGTTTTCAAAAAGTTCCCTACATATGCCTGTGCTGGAACTAATAAAAAAACATGATCCAATTCCCAATCATAATAGGTATTTGAAGTAATGGTCGAAAACTCATACGGATCTCTTCTTAAATTAAAAATCAGTGGAACACGCAATGGTGTAAATGGTTCTGCCCATACCTTTAATGTTCCTGGTGCTCTTTGCTCCATAAAAATAATCTTCCAGTCATCATAACGTAAAGCAGTTAAATCTCCATCATCAGAAAAATAGAAAATTTCTTTACGCGGACTCTCTTTTTCTTCTCCTGTTAAATAAGGTAAAATATTATACCCATCCAAATGAACCTTGAACCCTTTGTAACCTTTTAATAATTTCTCTTTCACATCATCTTGTCCTGCTGCTGCTAATAATGTCGGCATCCAATCCATTCCTGAAACTATCTCATTCGAAACAGAGCCTTCTTTAATATGATTGGGCCATCTTACCATTGCAGGAACTCTCCATCCTCCTTCCCAGTTCGTATTCTTCTCTCCTCGGAAAGGATTGACACCAGCATCAGGCCAAGTATTCTTATGAGGACCATTATCTGTACTATACATTACTATCGTATTATCTGCAATTCCCAATTCATCTAATAGTTTTAAAAACTTTCCTACATGCATATCATGTTCTACCATTCCATCTCCATATTCATCTTGCCCTGATATCCCTCTTAATTCTTCTTTTACATGCGTTCTAAAATGCATACGTGTTCCATTCCACCATACAAAAAATGGCTTATCATTTTTAACTGCATCTTTAATAAAGCGAATTGCTGCATCTGAAGTCTCATCATCAACTGTTTCCATTCGCTTCTTAGTTAATGCTCCTGTATCTTCAATTTTACCTCCTGCATAAGAATGAATCACTCCTCGTGGCCCAAATTTCTCCTTAAAACGAGGATCTTTAGGATAATCCGGTAATTCCGGTTCCTCTTCTGCATTTAAATGATACAAATTCCCAAAAAACTCATCAAATCCATGATTCGTAGGTAAATGCTCATCTCGATCTCCCAAATGATTTTTCCCAAACTGTCCTGTAACGTACCCCAAAGGCTTCAACAATTCTGCAATAGTTGGATCTTTTTCTGAAATACCTTCTTTGGCTCCTGGCATCCCTACTTTACTTAATCCAGTTCGGTATACACTCTGCCCTAATATAAATGAAGAACGTCCAGCAGTACAACTTTGTTCTGCATAATAATCAGTAAAAATCATCCCTTCATCTGCAATTCGATCGATATTCGGCGTTTTATAACCAACCATCCCTTTTGTATAAGCACTAATATTAGATTGACCTATATCATCTCCCCAAATAACCAAGATATTGGGCTGTTTGGTCTGTGCATTTATCATTTGCACCATAAAAACAAAAACTAATAGATATAAAAGTTTTTGTCTCTTCGTCTTTTTAAAAATACGTGTTTTCATAATAATTTTAATTATTTGTTTTTAAATACAATTTCCAGAAGCTCTTATCTTGTGTTTGAAACATGATACTAATAACAATATTAAAAGAATTACTTTCCAAAGATGAATACCTAAAAGTGATATTTTTATACTTAATCGACAGGTTTAAATATTTTAATATAACTCAAGTTTAATCATACAAAAAATCATTATATACATTACTGAAAATCAATATTTTGAAACAGCAACACTTTTACATTTTAAATTATACCTTATCGTTATTTTATAATACCTGAACGATTATACACTATCGTTATACCTTTGAAATCTTTATTTTTATCCAATTAAGTCGTCTTTTTCTTAGCTAAACAAAACCTATAAGGGCATGGAATTAATCATAAAAACTCTTTCTTTTAAGCGTATTTATACATTATTACAAAAAAAATCCAATGGATATAAATATTTTAGATTTGGATTCACTTTTAATACCCCAAAAGCTGAAGGTTTTTTAAAACATTACACACTCCATGAAGGTTTTGAAGCTTTAATTTTAGAAGGTGTCTTTAAAGAAGATTTAACTATTACCTTCTCTCCTAAAGAAAAGCAACAATCTCATTTTTTTTTAAATGCTTCTTTAAATAGTGGTTTATCTTATATTCAAGAAAAACAAACCTTAAATTTAGATGAACATATTATTTTTCATGAATTCAATCATAGTCAAATTAAAATCCCTAAGGGGAAAAAATGTCAAGCTGTTTTTTTATCTCTTTCTAAACGTTTTTTAAAAGAGTTTCCTGAAAAAAATTGGGATCATATTAACAAAATATATGAAATGTCTGCTCCTCAAGCAATAGTTAATCAAAATTATAAGACAAAAAAATACCTCGAAAAACTATTTCTTGCACAAACTTTTGATTATGGAGTTAAGACTGCTTCTTTTATTAATATATATAAAATAGGTAGTGAATTTTTTTTCATATTATATAAACAATCAGAAGATCGAAAATTAAAAAATGAGAATACACTATCCATACGAGATATCTTAGATCTAAATAATGCTTACGAATATATGGTTGCACATAGTACTTCACCACTAACCTTATCAGAAATTGCATCATTATATAATATGAGTAATAGTAAGTTTAGAAAAATTTTTACAATACACTTTAAAATACCTTATAAAAAAGCGGTTTTCAAATTAAAAATGGAAAAAGCCAAAGAGCTTCTTTTACAGGGTTATAATGTAAGTGAAGTTTCGAATATTTTAAATTACAGTCAAGTCAGCAAACTTTCTCAAGCATTTAAAAAATACCATAATGTTCTTCCCTCTAAATTAAAAGATGATAGTAAGAATATCGATTTAGCTAAACAAACTATTCTGAATGATTAAATCTTTTTAAATTACTATAAACTAACTTCCACCTAATTTGAATAGGTGAAAGTTAATTTATTATTTTAGTTATTAGTTGGAGTGGATAACTTTTTCATCACTTTATCTAAACTAAAACTAGCTGCTTCCATTCTTGGTGGAAAATCTTTAAATGTTTTCAAAAAGTTCCCTACATATGCCTGTGCTGGAACTAATAAAAAAGCATGATCCAATTCCCAATCATAATAGGTATTTGAAGTAATGGTCGCAAACTCATATGGATCTCTTCTTAAATTAAAAATCAGTGGAACACGCAATGGTGTAAATGGTTCTGCCCATACCTGCAAAGTACCTGGTGCTCTTTGCTCCATAAAAATAATCTTCCAGTCATCATAACGCAAAGCCGTTAAATCTCCATCATCAGAAAAATAGAAAATTTCTTTACGTGGACTCTCTTTTTCTTCTCCTGTTAAATAAGGTAAAATATTATACCCATCTAAATGAACCTTGAACCCTTTGTAGCCTTTTAATAATTTCTCCTTCACATCATCTTGTCCTGCTGCCGCTAATAATGTCGGCATCCAATCCATTCCTGAAACTATCTCATTCGAAACGGATCCTTCTTTAATATGATTGGGCCATCTTACCATTGCGGGAACTCTCCATCCTCCTTCCCAGTTCGTATTCTTCTCTCCTCGGAAAGGACTAACCGCTGCATCAGGCCAAGTATTCTTATGAGGACCATTATCTGTACTATACATTACTATCGTATTATCTGCAATTCCCAATTCATCTAATAGTTTCAAAAACTTTCCTACATGCATATCATGTTCTACCATTCCATCAGCATATTCATTCTGTCCTGATATTCCTCTTAGCTCTTTTTTCACATGTGTTCTAAAATGCATACGTGTTCCATTCCACCATACAAAAAATGGCTTATCATTTTTAACTGCATCTTTAATAAAGCGAATTGCTGCATCTGAAGTCTCATCATCAACTGTTTCCATTCGCTTCTTAGTTAATGCTCCTGTATCTTCAATTTTACCTCCTGCATAAGAATGAATCACTCCTCGTGGCCCAAACTTCTCCTTAAAACGAGGATCTTTAGGATAATCCGGTAATTCCGGTTCCTCTTCTGCATTTAAATGATACAAATTCCCAAAAAACTCATCAAATCCATGATTCGTAGGTAAATGCTCATCTCGATCTCCCAAATGATTTTTCCCAAACTGTCCTGTAACGTACCCCAAAGGCTTCAACAATTCTGCAATAGTTGGATCTTTTTCTGAAATACCTTCTTTGGCTCCTGGCATCCCTACTTTACTTAATCCAGTTCGGTATACACTCTGCCCTAATATAAATGAAGAACGCCCAGCAGTACAACTTTGTTCTGCATAATAATCAGTAAAAATCATCCCTTCATCTGCAATTCGATCGATATTCGGCGTTTTATAACCAACCATCCCTTTTGTATAAGCACTAATATTAGATTGACCTATATCATCTCCCCAAATAACCAAGATATTGGGCTGCTTAGTCTGTGCATTTATCATATGCACCATAAAAACAAAAACTAATAGATATAAAAGTTTTTGTCTCTTCACCTTTTCAAAAATATTTCCTTTCATGATCATGTATATTATACTATTATTAAAATCTTTTTCAAATAAATTGCTAATAGCAACCGTGTTTAAAACATAGCCTGAATAGCAATATTAAAAGAACTGATACTTAAAATTAAATACTCATAAATGATGTTTTCATATTTTTTCGATAGGTTAAAGTATTTTAATATAATCTTAACTATATCATATTAATTATTTAATATTTAAAATACTATTATTCAGTTAGTTAAATAAATATTGTAATTATTCAATAAATTATGCCTAATCGTTATTTTATAATCCTTTATCGATTTTAGGTTAAGATTATAGCTATGAAATATTTAATTTTATAGAATAATTCATCATTAATGATTAAAACTCACTTTTATATATTTTTGATCTTTTTAATCAATACAACTGTCTTTAGTCAAGAATTAAAAACCAAAATTGATCTAAAAAAAAATGTATATCATAGAAACCGATGGGACATTGCTACTAGTTTTAGAGCAGAACATATATTTTCTCAAAATTGGACTCGATTAAGTTTAAAAGAAACTACTAAGTATTATATTTCACCTAATTTAGATGCTGTAGGAGGGGTGGATGTTAAGTATTTATTTGAAAAAGATTTTAATAATATTTTTGAACTAAGACCTTTTATAGGAGTTCAATATCATGCTTTTTTAATTAAAAATATTGATATGAAACAGCAACTATTATTTGAGAACCGCAACCTATTTAGTTCAATTACTAATAAAAGTAATCTCCGATCTCGTTTTAAAGTTGAATTTGATTACTCAATTTCCGAAAATAATGATTTTAAATGGCTTATTCCAATTTATTTTGAGTGGTTTATTGAAGATAGTGATCAAATTCAAGATCGTTATATTTCCAATAATAGTATGAGTATTGGTCTTATAAAAAAGCAATTAAAGAAAAAATCTCAATGGAAATTGGAATATGTTTTACATAAAACGCGCAATATTTTCACACCTGAAAACGATGATGAATACATTAGTGAGATAGGAATTTATTATCTATTCTAATTAATTCCCTTGCATACGAGTCCATAGCCTCCCTAATTCTTTTTTTATTGCTTCCCAAAAACTTTTTTGCCCTCCTTCTGTCATGTCATCTTCTGGATCATATTCTAGCATAGAAATTTTTCCATTATCAACCATTAGATCAAACCCAAAAACAGGAACTTGTTTCCCATCATTCTCTCTCAATCCATACTTGATATAATTTAAACGGTACTTATCTTTTTCTAATTCTTGTAAAGTATAATACCCAAAAGTAAACCATTTCATGATTTGCATTTCTTCTGTATCATCATATTTTCCAAGTAACTGATGATTTTTTTCTAAACGTATAAATGAAATAGGTTGTGAATCAAAAATTGAATATTCTCCCATATAAAAGGCATCTTCTGTCTCAGCTGTTCCCCACCACAATATGTTATTGAATAGTGTGGGAGTACTTGTAAATCGTTCGTATGGAATATTTTGTTCTTTAAGATTCTTTTCAAAAACATCATCTACATAAAATTTGTTGAATACAGTAAAAAGCATATAAGCTGAACTAATTCCAATACCCATCCATACTAATGTTTTTCTAACTTGAGAAGTTCTCTTAAAAAACATTGCTAAAATTAAAAATAGAAGAAATGGTAACGTATAAAGTGGATCTACTACTGCTATATTATTAAATGCTACACGATAATTAGAAAAAGGTGCAAACAATTGTGTCCCATAAGCTGTAAAACAATCTAATATTGGATGCGTGAAAATTGATAAAAACCAAAGCCACCACCAATCTTTAAAAGAAGGGTAATCTTTTCTTATAGGTATTTCTAATACTATATTTTTATTAAATATTTTATTATACACATAAACAAAACTCTTTTTTATCCAAAACCACATTTTTCTTATATAATAGGAAACATATGGATGAAGAGTTTTAAAATAAATAGCTAATAATATAGACATCAACACCGCAAACAAAATGGAATGCATAAAGCCTCTATGAAATGCCTCACGGTGGATCGCATCATCATAAATCCAATTTCTTACAAAAACATCTAAATCAGGAATAGTACCTCCAATTGCTCCCCACAACATTGCTTTATTCCCTATTTTCTTTCCTAAAGCCACTTCTCCACAGGCTGCTCCAAGTACAATTTGTGTTAATGAATCCATTAAAATTTTGGTTTATTATTAGACTTTAAATAAGAAAAATAGTTTAATTCATCACTTGATTTTTCATAACAATCTTCTTTTCTTAAAATCTTTATATTATAATTTTTGATATCAAAAATACTATAAAAAAAGTCCCAATTGTTATCGGGACTCTTAAATATTTCTTGTATATCTTAATCAATATTATAATCAAATACTTTTTGAAACCCGAACATTCCATTTCTTTTAATTATTTCGGCTACTCCTTCAGGAACTTTATCTTCCCATCCTTCTTCTCCATTTGCAATTTGTTCAAGAATTTTTCGAGAATAAATACTCAATAAAGATTCATCACAATTCTCAAGATCTACAATTTTACCATTTAATTTAAAATGCTTGTATAAATCTTTCATTCGAGGATGAACTTTCAAGTTTTCAGAAGTTAATTTCTCTCCATTCTCTTTATTGATATAAGGGTATAAATACAACTTTAAATCTTTCATGAATAACTTTCCAAAAGCTTCTAAAATACCTCCACTTAAATCACGGTAATATTTTTCATCAAATATTTCCATCAAATTGTTAACTCCCATTGCT from Flavobacteriaceae bacterium UJ101 encodes:
- a CDS encoding arylsulfatase (Displays arylsulfatase activity with pseudosubstrates at acidic pH, such as p-nitrocatechol sulfate; Belongs to the sulfatase family.; KEGG: nwa:Nwat_0845 arylsulfatase), which codes for MKTRIFKKTKRQKLLYLLVFVFMVQMINAQTKQPNILVIWGDDIGQSNISAYTKGMVGYKTPNIDRIADEGMIFTDYYAEQSCTAGRSSFILGQSVYRTGLSKVGMPGAKEGISEKDPTIAELLKPLGYVTGQFGKNHLGDRDEHLPTNHGFDEFFGNLYHLNAEEEPELPDYPKDPRFKEKFGPRGVIHSYAGGKIEDTGALTKKRMETVDDETSDAAIRFIKDAVKNDKPFFVWWNGTRMHFRTHVKEELRGISGQDEYGDGMVEHDMHVGKFLKLLDELGIADNTIVMYSTDNGPHKNTWPDAGVNPFRGEKNTNWEGGWRVPAMVRWPNHIKEGSVSNEIVSGMDWMPTLLAAAGQDDVKEKLLKGYKGFKVHLDGYNILPYLTGEEKESPRKEIFYFSDDGDLTALRYDDWKIIFMEQRAPGTLKVWAEPFTPLRVPLIFNLRRDPYEFSTITSNTYYDWELDHVFLLVPAQAYVGNFLKTFKDFPPRMEAASFSLDKVMEKLSTPTNN
- a CDS encoding arylsulfatase (Displays arylsulfatase activity with pseudosubstrates at acidic pH, such as p-nitrocatechol sulfate; Belongs to the sulfatase family.; KEGG: nwa:Nwat_0845 arylsulfatase), whose amino-acid sequence is MKGNIFEKVKRQKLLYLLVFVFMVHMINAQTKQPNILVIWGDDIGQSNISAYTKGMVGYKTPNIDRIADEGMIFTDYYAEQSCTAGRSSFILGQSVYRTGLSKVGMPGAKEGISEKDPTIAELLKPLGYVTGQFGKNHLGDRDEHLPTNHGFDEFFGNLYHLNAEEEPELPDYPKDPRFKEKFGPRGVIHSYAGGKIEDTGALTKKRMETVDDETSDAAIRFIKDAVKNDKPFFVWWNGTRMHFRTHVKKELRGISGQNEYADGMVEHDMHVGKFLKLLDELGIADNTIVMYSTDNGPHKNTWPDAAVSPFRGEKNTNWEGGWRVPAMVRWPNHIKEGSVSNEIVSGMDWMPTLLAAAGQDDVKEKLLKGYKGFKVHLDGYNILPYLTGEEKESPRKEIFYFSDDGDLTALRYDDWKIIFMEQRAPGTLQVWAEPFTPLRVPLIFNLRRDPYEFATITSNTYYDWELDHAFLLVPAQAYVGNFLKTFKDFPPRMEAASFSLDKVMKKLSTPTNN